The genome window ATTAAACGTATTAGCCGATATGTCTGATGGTGCTTTACCAAGAATCAACTCCGTTAGCAAAGAACAAGGCTTACTCGCTAATAATGCCCAAGATTTTGGTGTAGGTTCGCAATTAGTGGGCAACCCGTCCTATGGTAGTTGGCAAACAGGTAGCTCAGGTATGTCATTTTGGGCTTGGTATGGCATGTACTCAATGATGGGAAATATGTTTGGCGGCAATCGTATTTATTATGATAGCTGGGGTCGAAATAGAGGTTACAGTTATTACAATGATTATGGTCGAAGTCGATATACTTCGCCAAGGGATATGCGCAAGCAGTCACAAGTTGAAACCAGAACACGTAAGTCATTTGAAAGCAAAGGTCAAAAGTTTACCAGCACCTACAGTAAAAACAGAAAAGGTTCATCTGGCTTATCCAAACAAAGCCAGAATGCGCAAAAAACGGCGAGCAAATTTAGAAGCAATGGCGCGAGCTCTTCAAAATTTAGTAATAAATCTAAATATTCTAAACAAAAGACTAAACCACGCTTTCGTCAAAAAAGAAAATCATTTATTTCTCGCGGTTTTAGACGCAGAAGATAACAGGAAAAATAATGGATAACTTATTAAATTTTGGTGCTATTGATCAGCACATTCTAATCATACTAGCCATCGATATTGCCATTGCAATTTTGCTGTTGTCGGCGATGCGATTTATTGCCGGACTTTCAGCAAAAGTAAATACCACCGACGAACTAGCAAAAGAAGACAATTTTGCCTTTGGTATTAGTGTTGCAGGCTCAGTTGCGGCATTAGGTATTGTAATGACCGGTGCGGTAACAGGAGAGCATTCTGTCAGCTATGAAGTTGAAGCAATTGGGATGTTGGCTTATGGCTTATTTGGCCTGATATTAATCAAACTGGGACGTTTGATACACGATAAGTTTGCACTGCATCAACTAGATAAAATGGCTGAAATTAAAAAACGAAATATTTCAGTCGGTATTGTAGATGCTGCAGGAGTTATTGCCACAGCATTAGTTATTCGCGCCGTACTAATTTGGGTAGACGGCCTAGATGTGTATACCTTTGTTGCGATTGGTAGCGGCTTTATTGTTTCACAAATTATTTTGGTGTTAGTTACTCGAATTCGTGAAGTGCACTTTGCTAAAAACAATCAAAAAGATTGCATGCAAGAAGCGTTAACTGATGGTCAAGTTGCCCTCGCTATTCGTTATAGTGGTCAAATAATTTCAACATCGCTAGCTGTTACCGCCGCCAGTTATTTCTTAATTTATACACCTGAAACTATTGTCGAAAACTTAATCGGCTGGTTAGTGTTTGGCCTGATCATGACTGTCGTTGTATCGGTTTTAACCTCTATCGCTAAACGTATAGTGTTATGGGGGATTAATATGGCTGAAGAAGTTGATCAGCAGCATAATGTTGGTGTTGCCAGTGTTGAAATGGCGGTAAGTATTTCTATTGCATTAATCTTAACGGCTTTAATGGTATAGCGTTAAGATCTTTAAAAATAGGTGGCGCTAACTTTCAGAACACGCTTGACATATTATGTCACCGTGCTACATTAACATCACCTGACATAATATGTCACCTTAGCTTTATAGAGTGACTCTTGTCTTGTTTAACGAAGGATAATCATGAACATACATAAAATCGCGGATCATTTAAATGGATTAGCTGATCAATCAGCAACAGGGCTAATGTTTGATTGCCAACCTATTTCTGGTGACGTTGATGTTTTACAAATAACCATCACGGATCGTGAAGAGTTACCTATTTTTGTTTCGGTTACCGATGATCAAATACTTTGCATTACCTACTTGTGGGGTGAAGAAGAAGTAAAAAGCGATAAACGAGTAGCAATGCTAGAAGCAATGTTGGAAATGAATATCCCAATGCCATTGTCATCATTTTCGAAAATAGGCGATAAGTATGTCATTTTCGGCGCGCTATCAATTGGCTCTTCATTCGATGATATTGAACATGAATTGGCAGTGCTTAGTAACAATGCGATTGAAGTAATTGACGATATGGATGAGTTTTTAGTTTAAAGCGCTAAATATGAGCTTTGAAAAACCATCAATATCCAGTACAGAATTAATGGAGTACATATGAGTATTTTTAAAAAAATTATGACCGCTATTCGCGGTGGCGCAACTGAAATGGGCGAAGGCATAGTCGATGCAAATGCAACCCGCATTTTTGAACAGGAAATTCGTGATGCTGAAAACCATTTAACTAAAGCAAAACGCGATTTAACATCTGTTATGGCTCAGCAAATGGCGTCAAGCCGAGATGTTGATAAAGTGAAGCGTGATATTGCTGAACACGAGGGTTATGTTGCACAAGCTTTAGAAAAAAACAATGAAGCTTTAGCCCTACAAGTGGCCGAGAAAATTGCCAGCTTGGAAAATGAACTCAGCACAGGGCAACAAGCGTTAGACAGCTTTAGCACCAATGCTGATAGATTAAAAGATTTAGTCAAAAAAGGTGAACGCCAAGTTGCTGAATATAAACGCCAGCTTTCTATGGTTAAAACCACCGACAGCGTACAAAAAGCAACATCAGCAATTACCGATAACTTCTCATCAAGCAGCTCGAAACTGCTTAATGCTAAAGACTCACTTGAGCGAATTAAAGCAAAACAACAAAAATTTGACGATCAATTAAAAGCTGCTGAAGTGCTTGATGCCGAAAATTCGGATAGCTCATTAGAAGCACAACTTAAGGAAGCCGGCATTGGTAGCCAAGACAACAGCGCTAACTCTGTGCTAGAACGCATTAAAGCTAAGCAAAAATAAATAACTATTAACAGGCATCCATTATCGATGCCTGATTTTGATTCAGGGAATAATTAATGCAAATCGGCATGGCGCGCTCTTTCGCATTCATTACATCCTGTAAATCATGGTAATAGATTTAAAACCTTTTATTTAATATACATGGTGATAAATGAGCTTTTTTAAAAAGCTGTTTAATAAAGACAGTATTGAACCACGTCAATTAAACCAACCTAAAGATCTAATGATAAAAGACATCATTATTTTTTCTGACAGTTTTGCCTTACCAGAAAACTTGCGCAATAAGCAATTTCAAGTAGCTAACATTAATACCCATGAATTCGAACATAAGCAAATTACCGAGTGGCAACTTGATGGTTCGGCTGAACAGCAAATTTATTTAAGCCTTGAACAGGGCCAACAACAATATCTCAAACTTACGATGAAAGTTTCTGATAGCTGCGTAGAGGGTTTATTTAACCTTGATGAATTTTCAGAAGTATTTGAAGCTCCTGGCAATGCCCTTTTGAATCGTCTGTGCGAAACTTCGCAAACAGCCGGCTGGACGAGCGAGCAATATCAACAAACTGCATTTGCTCAAATGGGCTACTTTCACCGCAAAGATCACCGCTTAAATAAACCTTCAGAGTTTGAAGGTGAAGATTCGGGCGAAGCGTTTGAGTTTTATAGTTTACGTGGTGTCGATGATCAATACTCAGTTGATATACAAATTTGGCAAGATGGTGACACAGATGTATTTGTAAATTTGTATCGACCAACATCTGATATTAAAGAGTATTATCCGGGGAGCTAAGATGACGACTAGGAAACTACCTGAAAAATGGCAATCAAATGTTAACGCAGTAAAAGCCGTTCAAGTTGCATTTGATATGGATGAAAAAGTACAGAAAGAAATTCGCAAAGCCGCTGTTGAAGCTAGCCTTAGTCCATCAGATCAAATTAGAATGATATTAGGTTTGCCGGTGCATAAAAAACCTAAACGTCCACGTTTAACCGTTTCTTTAAGTAGTGAAGACTATCAGGTATTAGGTAATAAGTACGGTATACAGCCGACAGAGCAACTCGAAATAAAGCGTAAATTAATGGATGAGTTAATTGAATTTGTAAATGAAAATTAAACCTGCTGTTAATTGATTACATCTCGTTACTACATTATTCCAACAATACAGGTAGAATAAGTGGGTGTTAATTAATTTGCAGAGTGTGTCATTTTTCTATGCTTGTTCTTATTCGTAAAGCCCGCTTTTACAAAGTCGATGAATTCGGCGTAAAAAATTACCATAACAGTTACCTGATCGCTATCGCATTTATTATGCTTTACGTCACCATGTTTCTTTTTTCGGCAGCTTTAATACATTTTGAAAGTGCTCATATTGATGCCAACATAACCAGTTTTTATGAGGCTTTTTGGACACTACAAATGACTGCTAGCACGATTGGCTATGGGGATTTCCACCCGGTTTCTACTGGCGGAAAAGTCATTGCTACCTTAATGTTCTATATCGGCTTTGGTTTGGTTGGTTTTATTGTCACTAAAGTTTTGGGATCGATCATTGGTTTTTCCAATACAGATGTGAGAAACCGTGAACTTCGCAAACAAAATTCCGAAATTATAGAACGCAATAAAATGCTTGAAAGAAAAGTAGATTCACTGGTGAAAGTATTAGAAAAAATCAGCTAAAAGCTTAATTCAACTGACTTTTAATTAGATACTATACAATTACTTTAGCCAATAAGGCTGTAAATTAAGCGCAGCAGCCTTACAATGCTCTAAAGCACATAATAAGTTTTCAACTTTATCATCTAACCACGATATAAGTTTTTGCGGTATTTCTTCACTGCTACCTTGTAAGTGTCCTTTTAACAAAGTTAATGTTTCAAGTTCATCAATCCCCAAGTGTATATCAAGCCACGGACCTCGAAAGTCCATACGTTGCTCTATATCATATAAACCACCAAACCAACTACCAGTTAATAGGCTTCTGATAATTAAATGATGATTATCGATATATTCCGCAGCAGTTAAAGGTTTATCTCGATGAATAGCTTTATTTAAGGTATCTAAATTTAACGATAACCAACTGGGTGCCAAGTCAAGGAGCTCGGTTTTATGCTCTTCACTTTCCGGTTCATTCAGAATAAATTCCAACATACTTAACTGTAATAAATTAAAAGCTTCACCATGAAGTAATTTAATCATTTGTTCAAAGTCGATCAATTGATGCTTTTCGTTCTTTAGCTCAGCCAACAAACTTTTGCTGTACTCAATTTTTTTCCGGTAATTACCTTTTTTAGTGGTTAACTCACGGATTTGACGCGCAGTTTCAACCCATGCCAGTTCAGCTAAAACAACCTTAATTTGTATACGGATAGAGTCGGCTTTATCGCTGGGTAAATAATCTTTATATAACCATAACCCATGTCTGGCTAACGCTAATGAATCTGATATTTCTTTCAATAAATGTAAATTGGGCTCAGCAACAAATTGACTGACCAACTGCTGTAATTGCGATAGACATTCACTAAAGCCAGCTTTAAAAGATTCTAAAATAGTCATGCTAGGCTCAAAAGCTAAAACAGTACTGGCACTACTAATATGAGACTCAGTGCGACCAAACACTAAACCATAGCCCCTAGCCGCTTTACTTAAGGTGCCAGGTCGCATTGCTATTACAGAGGTTAACGAATGGGCCAAAATGAAAATTGAACTTGCATCACCACTTATTAATTCCAATTCAATTTCATTAATAAGCTCGCGGCTCTGGCTTGAACAAATCTCACCTTGATCGAACGCCAATTCTATTTGACTGTTATCAGGCATAGTAACCAACCAAGTCATGCGCTTAAAGTTAGTATCAAATAGAGCCGTTATTTGCTCTTGCACAGATTCAACATCAAGGGTTGGCGGCCATATATCATTAGGAAATAAAGCCAGATTGACGTTGGCAGATCCCAAAGAGATATTGTATTCGGGTCGTTGATGTAAACCACCTACGGTAATACCGGAGGTTTTTATTGTTTGTTCTATTTCACCTTTATTATTTTGGCGAATACGCAAACCAATATCCGCCTTTCGTAAGGCTAAATCGGGGGTATCGTAATAACAATTTGCGAGAGTTTTAGTTTTGCAAGAAAAAGGATATTTTAATTGGTTTAAAAGGTTAGTAATAACAGCAGGTATATCATCACCTAAAACTAAATATTTCAGTTCTATTTCTGTGTCCATTAAAGTTTGTTTACAATCTCATTGTTTAGTCAGTAGATTGTTAACCATACAAAAGCTGAAACCTGCTTTCAATCAAAAAATGAACAATTTAAGAAATACTCCAATATGTTTACTCATTAAATCAAAAAATAAGACTAGATTCAGTGAGATAATCTTGCTATCCAATGCACAAACACCTAATATTTAATGCAATTAATTACCGTATTTAGAAGTCAGTAATGAACACAATTCAAAAAATAATTAGCCTCTTAATTTTTACAGTTTCTTGTTCCGCATTTGCCCAAGAAAATCCAGAAAATAAAACAGGATTCATCAGTGATGACTTATTTATTTACTTTCACTCTGGCCCCGGCACGCAATATCGAATTTTAGGTAGTATTAACGCTGGTGAAGAAGTACAGCTGTTAGGTGCTATCGACAATGACTACCAACAGGTACAAGACACGCAAAACCGCAAGGGTTGGGTAGATGCTAAATATATATCTGCCACACCAGGGCTGCGAGTTGTCTTAGC of Thalassotalea fonticola contains these proteins:
- a CDS encoding PspA/IM30 family protein: MSIFKKIMTAIRGGATEMGEGIVDANATRIFEQEIRDAENHLTKAKRDLTSVMAQQMASSRDVDKVKRDIAEHEGYVAQALEKNNEALALQVAEKIASLENELSTGQQALDSFSTNADRLKDLVKKGERQVAEYKRQLSMVKTTDSVQKATSAITDNFSSSSSKLLNAKDSLERIKAKQQKFDDQLKAAEVLDAENSDSSLEAQLKEAGIGSQDNSANSVLERIKAKQK
- a CDS encoding CYTH domain-containing protein — translated: MDTEIELKYLVLGDDIPAVITNLLNQLKYPFSCKTKTLANCYYDTPDLALRKADIGLRIRQNNKGEIEQTIKTSGITVGGLHQRPEYNISLGSANVNLALFPNDIWPPTLDVESVQEQITALFDTNFKRMTWLVTMPDNSQIELAFDQGEICSSQSRELINEIELELISGDASSIFILAHSLTSVIAMRPGTLSKAARGYGLVFGRTESHISSASTVLAFEPSMTILESFKAGFSECLSQLQQLVSQFVAEPNLHLLKEISDSLALARHGLWLYKDYLPSDKADSIRIQIKVVLAELAWVETARQIRELTTKKGNYRKKIEYSKSLLAELKNEKHQLIDFEQMIKLLHGEAFNLLQLSMLEFILNEPESEEHKTELLDLAPSWLSLNLDTLNKAIHRDKPLTAAEYIDNHHLIIRSLLTGSWFGGLYDIEQRMDFRGPWLDIHLGIDELETLTLLKGHLQGSSEEIPQKLISWLDDKVENLLCALEHCKAAALNLQPYWLK
- a CDS encoding DUF350 domain-containing protein, with amino-acid sequence MDNLLNFGAIDQHILIILAIDIAIAILLLSAMRFIAGLSAKVNTTDELAKEDNFAFGISVAGSVAALGIVMTGAVTGEHSVSYEVEAIGMLAYGLFGLILIKLGRLIHDKFALHQLDKMAEIKKRNISVGIVDAAGVIATALVIRAVLIWVDGLDVYTFVAIGSGFIVSQIILVLVTRIREVHFAKNNQKDCMQEALTDGQVALAIRYSGQIISTSLAVTAASYFLIYTPETIVENLIGWLVFGLIMTVVVSVLTSIAKRIVLWGINMAEEVDQQHNVGVASVEMAVSISIALILTALMV
- a CDS encoding TIGR04211 family SH3 domain-containing protein, with protein sequence MNTIQKIISLLIFTVSCSAFAQENPENKTGFISDDLFIYFHSGPGTQYRILGSINAGEEVQLLGAIDNDYQQVQDTQNRKGWVDAKYISATPGLRVVLAELNEELADKTAQLGNLQTKMSETNKQLNALKQQNQQVVKENKDISQKFEQASSELDEKDLNIKLTWFTYGAGVLVLGLILGLILPRFAGRKSNYSSWG
- a CDS encoding ion channel — its product is MLVLIRKARFYKVDEFGVKNYHNSYLIAIAFIMLYVTMFLFSAALIHFESAHIDANITSFYEAFWTLQMTASTIGYGDFHPVSTGGKVIATLMFYIGFGLVGFIVTKVLGSIIGFSNTDVRNRELRKQNSEIIERNKMLERKVDSLVKVLEKIS
- a CDS encoding YjfI family protein, with amino-acid sequence MNIHKIADHLNGLADQSATGLMFDCQPISGDVDVLQITITDREELPIFVSVTDDQILCITYLWGEEEVKSDKRVAMLEAMLEMNIPMPLSSFSKIGDKYVIFGALSIGSSFDDIEHELAVLSNNAIEVIDDMDEFLV